The Campylobacter ureolyticus ACS-301-V-Sch3b genome has a segment encoding these proteins:
- a CDS encoding ATP-dependent helicase, protein MQSILQGLNEEQKKAATHVDGAMLILAGAGSGKTKTITSRLAYLISQGIPANSTLTLTFTNKAALEMRNRALNLINQTKLDAYPLLCTFHKFGLLFLKFYMSELKRKNNFVIIDTDDKKKIIKKFQSDLSTSILANEISKIKNSLVSVDDALSNSTLINDYAKKESGFYQKVAKVYKEYEDTLKNENLVDFDDLLGLPYKILAKNKELCEEISQKYKYIMVDEYQDTNELQFKLLEKLCLMHENLCVVGDDDQSIYGWRGARVENILNFKDQFKNVTLIKLENNYRSTQNILNTANNLIDCNQNRLGKKLIGTKEKGEEVTLMESEDENYETNKISNAIKKLINSGEELKNIAVLYRVNALSRALEDGLTKARIPYKMVGGIKFYERAEIKDMISYIRLILNPNDDFSLRRIINRPKRGVGAASLTKLENIAKDQNLSLFETLNNTSNLGKKSQLMLTQLYEDILELKEKDNFYDIINSLDETFKLKEFYKELPEGDDKIANIDEFLAMLKDALVNEPNFDLEEFLNELSLQSEQDNISEDGISIMSVHASKGLEFNHLFVIGMEEGFFPLIGDHTDIEEERRLAYVAITRAKKTLTLSYSNSRFYKGKRQNLDKSRFLSEAGLCESALVFEKSTSFKKGDLVKHKLFGIGRVTNVGEYKNELKLSINFGGIHRDIISSFVEKVV, encoded by the coding sequence TTGCAAAGTATTTTACAAGGACTTAACGAGGAACAAAAAAAAGCAGCAACACACGTTGATGGAGCAATGCTTATTTTAGCTGGAGCTGGAAGTGGAAAAACAAAAACTATAACTTCTCGTCTTGCATATCTTATATCTCAAGGCATTCCTGCAAACTCTACTTTAACACTTACTTTTACAAATAAAGCAGCTCTTGAGATGAGAAATAGAGCTTTAAATCTTATAAATCAAACAAAGCTCGATGCTTATCCTTTGCTTTGCACATTTCATAAATTTGGACTTTTATTTTTGAAATTTTACATGAGTGAGTTAAAAAGAAAAAACAATTTTGTCATAATTGATACAGATGATAAGAAAAAAATCATTAAAAAATTTCAAAGTGATCTATCAACTTCAATTTTAGCAAATGAAATTTCGAAGATAAAAAACTCTCTTGTAAGCGTTGATGATGCTTTAAGCAACTCAACATTAATAAATGATTACGCTAAAAAAGAAAGTGGGTTTTATCAAAAAGTTGCAAAAGTTTATAAAGAATATGAAGATACATTAAAAAATGAAAATTTAGTTGATTTTGATGATTTGCTTGGACTTCCATATAAAATTTTAGCTAAAAACAAAGAACTTTGTGAAGAAATTTCACAAAAATATAAATATATAATGGTCGATGAGTATCAAGATACAAACGAATTACAATTTAAACTTTTAGAAAAACTTTGTTTAATGCATGAAAATTTATGCGTTGTAGGAGATGATGATCAAAGCATTTATGGCTGGCGTGGTGCAAGAGTTGAAAATATTTTAAATTTCAAAGACCAGTTTAAAAATGTTACTTTAATAAAACTTGAAAACAACTATCGCTCTACTCAAAATATACTAAATACAGCAAATAACTTAATTGACTGCAATCAAAACCGCCTTGGTAAAAAATTAATCGGAACAAAAGAAAAAGGCGAAGAAGTAACTTTAATGGAAAGCGAAGATGAAAACTACGAAACAAATAAAATTTCAAATGCTATAAAAAAACTTATAAATAGTGGCGAAGAGCTTAAAAATATCGCAGTTTTATATAGAGTAAATGCTTTATCAAGAGCTTTGGAAGATGGCTTAACAAAAGCAAGAATTCCTTATAAAATGGTTGGTGGAATAAAGTTCTATGAAAGAGCTGAGATAAAAGATATGATAAGCTATATAAGACTTATTTTAAATCCAAATGATGATTTTTCACTAAGAAGGATTATAAATCGCCCAAAAAGAGGCGTTGGTGCAGCTTCTCTTACAAAGCTTGAAAATATTGCAAAAGATCAAAATTTATCACTATTTGAAACTTTAAATAATACTTCAAATCTAGGTAAAAAATCACAATTAATGCTTACACAATTATATGAAGATATTTTAGAGCTAAAAGAAAAAGATAATTTTTATGATATTATTAACTCCCTTGATGAAACTTTTAAACTTAAAGAATTTTACAAAGAACTCCCAGAAGGTGATGATAAAATAGCCAATATCGATGAGTTTTTAGCAATGCTTAAAGATGCACTTGTAAATGAACCAAATTTTGACCTAGAAGAGTTTTTAAACGAACTAAGTCTTCAAAGCGAGCAAGATAACATAAGTGAAGATGGCATTAGTATAATGAGCGTTCACGCAAGCAAAGGCTTAGAGTTTAACCATCTTTTTGTAATAGGTATGGAAGAGGGATTTTTCCCTTTAATTGGAGATCACACTGATATCGAAGAAGAAAGAAGACTTGCTTATGTAGCAATTACAAGAGCTAAAAAAACACTGACTTTAAGCTATTCTAACTCAAGGTTTTATAAAGGAAAAAGACAAAATCTTGATAAAAGTAGGTTTTTAAGTGAGGCTGGACTTTGTGAAAGTGCACTAGTATTTGAAAAAAGTACTAGTTTTAAAAAAGGCGATTTAGTAAAACATAAACTTTTTGGAATTGGTCGCGTTACAAATGTTGGTGAATATAAAAATGAACTCAAACTTAGTATAAATTTTGGCGGAATTCACAGAGATATAATATCGAGTTTTGTGGAAAAAGTAGTATGA
- a CDS encoding AAA family ATPase, protein MIDYTFTYYLQKASDYAKSNSHEYITTMHLLYIILKYDEGLRNFIKNECKNTNLNDLIKHIEVITKANPKVSSNLAPTLSYSLEIILNKANNSNINFDAMQFFKTLLEDKEGDCAKVLNYHNIFNFNENLENEPKDDKKENLLALYTSNLNELAKNGKIDPLIGRQKEITQTMQTLCRRKKNNPILVGEAGVGKTAIVEGIALKIANGEVPNKLKNKTIYALNSADLVAGTKYRGDFEERLKNIMDELKKDKYAILFIDEIHTIIGTGDAGNSSLDMANILKPLLSKGEISCIGATTYSEFRNFSKDKALLRRFAKIDIDEPSVDDTFKILQGLKSKYEAHHNVKFSDEIIKTAINLVKKYQNDKFLPDSAIDLIDEVGAKFSLLEKKDYEVTKDDIIETLSKNANISNIVKSEDNTEVLKNLKEKLKTRIFGQDEAINSLCNALFRSYAGLKNENSPIGVFLFTGSSGVGKSELAKELALNLGVNFQRFDMSEYMESHSVSKLIGSPPGYVGFEEGGLLTNSIKKHPYSVILIDEVEKANQSLLNIFLQIFDNAVLSDNSGEKTDFKNTIIIMTSNLGTKEAPQMGFTKDESYKINAAIKDFFSPEFRNRIDEVINFNVLNNEILLKIVDKVVKELEEKLKNVKIDLSKEAKEFLINISYSPEFGARNLKRVITSKISDEISKEVLFGKLKNGGIVKVDAVNNELEFEFLD, encoded by the coding sequence ATGATAGATTATACTTTTACATACTATTTGCAAAAAGCAAGTGATTATGCAAAAAGTAATTCACACGAATACATAACAACAATGCACCTTTTATATATAATTTTAAAATATGATGAAGGACTTAGAAATTTCATCAAAAATGAGTGCAAAAATACAAATTTAAATGATTTAATAAAACATATAGAAGTTATAACAAAAGCAAACCCAAAAGTTAGCTCAAACCTAGCACCAACTCTTAGCTACTCACTTGAAATTATACTAAATAAAGCAAACAACTCAAATATTAATTTTGATGCTATGCAGTTTTTCAAAACACTTCTAGAAGATAAAGAAGGTGATTGTGCTAAGGTTTTAAACTATCATAATATTTTTAATTTTAATGAAAATTTAGAAAATGAACCCAAGGATGATAAAAAAGAAAATTTACTTGCGTTATATACATCTAATTTAAACGAGCTTGCCAAAAATGGAAAAATCGATCCTTTAATAGGACGCCAAAAAGAGATAACCCAAACTATGCAAACTCTTTGTAGAAGAAAAAAAAATAATCCAATATTAGTCGGCGAAGCTGGAGTTGGAAAAACTGCTATTGTAGAAGGGATTGCTTTAAAAATAGCAAATGGTGAAGTTCCAAATAAGCTTAAAAACAAAACAATTTATGCCTTAAATAGTGCTGACTTGGTAGCTGGAACAAAATATAGAGGGGATTTTGAAGAGCGTCTAAAAAATATTATGGATGAGCTAAAAAAAGATAAATATGCTATTTTATTCATAGATGAAATTCACACTATTATTGGAACTGGTGATGCAGGAAATAGCAGTCTTGATATGGCAAATATCTTAAAACCACTTCTTTCAAAGGGTGAAATTTCATGCATTGGAGCTACAACTTATAGCGAATTTAGAAATTTTAGTAAAGATAAAGCCCTTCTTAGACGCTTTGCAAAAATCGATATCGATGAACCATCAGTTGATGATACTTTTAAAATTTTGCAAGGCTTAAAAAGTAAATATGAGGCTCATCACAATGTTAAATTTAGTGATGAGATTATAAAAACAGCTATAAATTTAGTAAAAAAATACCAAAATGATAAATTTTTACCTGATAGTGCAATTGATTTAATAGATGAAGTTGGAGCTAAATTTTCACTACTTGAAAAAAAAGATTATGAAGTTACAAAAGATGATATTATAGAAACGCTTTCTAAAAACGCAAATATAAGTAATATCGTAAAAAGCGAAGATAATACAGAAGTTTTGAAAAATTTAAAAGAAAAACTAAAAACTAGAATTTTTGGACAAGATGAAGCTATAAATTCACTTTGCAATGCTCTTTTTAGATCTTACGCTGGGCTTAAAAATGAAAACAGTCCAATAGGAGTATTTTTATTTACAGGAAGTAGTGGTGTTGGAAAAAGTGAACTAGCAAAAGAGCTTGCTCTAAATTTAGGTGTAAATTTTCAAAGATTTGATATGAGCGAATATATGGAATCTCACAGTGTTTCAAAACTTATTGGCTCCCCTCCTGGATATGTTGGTTTTGAAGAGGGTGGACTTCTTACAAATAGCATTAAAAAACATCCTTATAGTGTAATTTTAATTGATGAAGTAGAAAAAGCAAATCAAAGTTTATTGAATATATTTTTACAAATTTTTGATAATGCAGTTTTAAGTGATAATAGTGGCGAAAAAACTGACTTTAAAAATACAATTATTATAATGACTTCGAATTTAGGAACAAAAGAAGCCCCTCAAATGGGCTTTACCAAAGATGAAAGCTATAAAATAAATGCCGCGATAAAAGATTTCTTTTCGCCTGAGTTTAGAAATAGAATAGATGAAGTTATAAATTTTAATGTCTTAAATAATGAAATTTTACTAAAAATCGTAGATAAAGTAGTTAAAGAACTAGAAGAAAAACTTAAAAATGTTAAGATAGATTTATCAAAAGAGGCAAAAGAGTTTTTAATAAATATCTCATATAGTCCAGAATTTGGTGCAAGAAACTTAAAAAGAGTAATAACTTCTAAAATAAGTGATGAAATAAGCAAAGAAGTTTTATTTGGCAAACTTAAAAATGGCGGAATTGTTAAAGTTGATGCAGTAAATAATGAACTTGAGTTTGAATTTTTAGACTAA
- the smpB gene encoding SsrA-binding protein SmpB produces MKVLAKNKKAFFDYEILEKFEAGVVLKGSEVKALRAGRANLKDSFVRIIKGELFLLNAHISHLNTTNPYYKPDEKAPRKLLMHRYQIDKLLGMVTKDGLTIVALLLYLNNKNIIKAQIAIAKGKTLHDKRETLKRKTADKEAKMAMANFKKGKI; encoded by the coding sequence TTGAAAGTATTAGCAAAAAATAAAAAAGCTTTTTTTGACTATGAAATTTTAGAAAAATTTGAAGCTGGTGTTGTGCTTAAAGGCAGCGAAGTAAAAGCTTTAAGAGCTGGCAGAGCAAACCTTAAAGATAGCTTTGTAAGAATTATAAAAGGTGAGCTTTTTTTACTAAATGCGCATATTAGCCATTTAAATACGACAAATCCATACTATAAACCAGATGAAAAAGCCCCTAGAAAACTTTTGATGCATAGATATCAAATTGATAAACTTCTTGGTATGGTAACAAAAGATGGGCTTACAATAGTTGCGTTATTGCTTTATTTAAATAATAAAAATATAATAAAAGCTCAAATTGCTATTGCAAAAGGAAAAACTTTGCATGATAAAAGAGAAACCTTAAAAAGAAAAACTGCCGATAAAGAGGCAAAAATGGCAATGGCAAATTTTAAAAAAGGTAAAATTTAA
- the truB gene encoding tRNA pseudouridine(55) synthase TruB has translation MNALFVANKPIGISSNFFLSRLKRKYGVKKAGFSGTLDPFASGSLIIAFGDYTKFFRFLDKTPKIYKATLWLGAKSKSLDNENIQSIKNISLFDKSTIDRIVKNLQGELTYTPPKFSAKKINGKRAYEMARNDEEFELKECKMNIYESKIINYSHPFLTILLSVSEGAYIRSYAELFSKKLGCDITLSALNRVSEGKFKYEDEEFLNPFEYLNLKENFYLGDLDDVILGKKLNFKNFKFLNDGEYLLNLGEFYSIVQIENNQVKYLWNRIKI, from the coding sequence ATGAATGCTTTATTTGTTGCAAATAAGCCAATAGGAATTTCATCAAATTTTTTTCTTAGCAGATTAAAAAGAAAATACGGCGTTAAAAAAGCAGGTTTTTCAGGCACACTTGATCCATTTGCAAGTGGAAGTTTGATAATTGCCTTTGGTGATTATACAAAATTTTTTAGATTTTTAGATAAGACTCCAAAAATTTATAAAGCAACACTTTGGCTTGGAGCAAAAAGTAAAAGTTTGGATAATGAAAATATACAAAGTATTAAAAATATCTCTTTATTTGATAAATCAACTATTGACAGAATAGTAAAAAATTTACAAGGAGAATTAACTTATACTCCGCCTAAGTTTTCAGCTAAAAAGATTAATGGAAAAAGAGCCTATGAGATGGCTAGAAATGATGAAGAGTTTGAACTTAAAGAGTGTAAAATGAATATTTATGAGTCTAAAATAATAAATTATTCACACCCTTTTTTAACCATTCTTTTAAGTGTTAGCGAAGGAGCTTATATAAGAAGCTATGCCGAGCTTTTTAGTAAAAAACTTGGATGCGATATCACTCTAAGTGCTTTAAATAGAGTAAGTGAAGGAAAATTTAAATATGAAGATGAAGAGTTTTTAAATCCATTTGAATATTTAAATTTGAAAGAAAACTTTTATTTAGGCGATTTAGACGATGTGATTTTAGGTAAAAAGCTAAATTTTAAAAATTTTAAATTTTTAAATGATGGTGAGTATTTGCTAAATTTAGGCGAATTCTACTCCATTGTACAAATAGAAAATAACCAAGTAAAATATCTTTGGAATAGGATAAAAATTTGA
- the thiC gene encoding phosphomethylpyrimidine synthase ThiC, which produces MSKTQLYYAKQGVITEAMKFVAKKENLSEEIIRNEIEKGHLIIPANINHTNLQPMGIGSALKCKVNANIGSSGLNSSIDEEIEKLNISIKYGADTVMDLSTGGDLNAIRKAIINASSVPIGTVPIYQMVHDIKDIKMLDKNTILQTLKTQAEQGVSYFTIHCGFKLEFMPLVAKRKMGIVSRGGSLTASWMMHHHKQNPFYELFDEICEICAKYDVSLSLGDGLRPGCLYDATDEAQISELKALGELAKRAYDNDVQVMIEGPGHIPLNEIEKNVKLQQKFCNNAPFYVLGPLVTDIGAGYDHITSAIGGALAAYHGVSMLCYVTPKEHLGLPNANDVREGLIAHKIAAHAADIARSRIGAIDRDHAMSDARYNFDWNKQFELALDPKRAREYHDESLPEESFKNAHFCSMCGPKFCAYKISKEVAAKSCEYFKE; this is translated from the coding sequence ATGAGTAAAACTCAGCTATATTATGCTAAGCAAGGCGTTATCACAGAAGCTATGAAATTTGTAGCCAAAAAAGAAAATCTTAGTGAAGAGATTATTAGAAACGAAATTGAAAAAGGACATCTTATAATACCTGCAAATATTAATCATACAAATTTACAACCTATGGGTATAGGAAGTGCTTTAAAGTGCAAGGTTAATGCTAATATAGGCTCATCAGGTTTAAATAGTAGCATAGATGAAGAAATAGAAAAATTAAATATATCTATTAAATATGGTGCAGATACTGTTATGGATCTTTCAACTGGTGGAGATTTAAACGCAATAAGAAAAGCCATTATCAATGCCTCGAGTGTTCCTATTGGCACTGTTCCAATATATCAAATGGTTCATGATATAAAAGATATAAAAATGCTTGATAAAAATACAATACTCCAGACATTAAAAACACAAGCAGAGCAGGGCGTTAGTTATTTTACAATTCATTGTGGGTTTAAGTTAGAATTTATGCCATTAGTTGCAAAGAGAAAAATGGGTATAGTAAGTAGAGGTGGTAGTTTAACAGCTTCTTGGATGATGCATCACCATAAGCAAAATCCTTTTTATGAATTATTTGATGAGATATGCGAAATTTGTGCTAAATATGATGTATCTTTATCACTAGGAGATGGTTTAAGACCAGGATGTCTTTATGACGCAACTGATGAAGCTCAAATAAGCGAGCTTAAGGCTTTAGGCGAGTTAGCAAAAAGAGCTTATGATAATGATGTTCAAGTCATGATAGAAGGACCAGGACATATTCCTTTAAACGAAATAGAAAAAAATGTAAAATTACAGCAGAAGTTTTGCAATAATGCGCCTTTTTACGTACTTGGACCTTTGGTTACTGACATAGGTGCTGGATATGATCACATAACAAGCGCCATTGGAGGAGCTTTAGCAGCTTATCATGGTGTAAGTATGCTTTGTTACGTAACACCTAAAGAGCATCTTGGACTCCCAAATGCTAATGATGTAAGAGAGGGGCTTATAGCTCATAAAATAGCAGCTCATGCAGCTGATATAGCAAGATCTAGAATTGGAGCTATTGATAGAGACCATGCCATGAGTGATGCAAGATATAATTTTGATTGGAATAAGCAGTTTGAATTAGCACTAGATCCTAAAAGAGCAAGGGAGTATCATGATGAGAGCTTGCCAGAAGAAAGTTTTAAAAATGCTCATTTTTGCTCAATGTGTGGACCAAAATTTTGTGCTTATAAAATAAGCAAAGAAGTAGCAGCTAAAAGTTGTGAATATTTTAAAGAGTAA
- a CDS encoding M3 family oligoendopeptidase, with the protein MNWNLKEFFSSEDEFNEFIDKIKNEAIIFNKTYKDNLEKLDNSEFINALQTLEKINENISKALTYRYLAFAKDTTKGKELASSELICNEISQNLLFFEIEFNNLEKTKKDKFINASPKYKYHLELLNKEKAHQLSLLEEKVLLKTSPVGSSAFARLFDETMANLDFDFEDKKIKIETLLSYLSDEDRNKRKNAALSLSKTLDANSHLLTYIYNMIKTDLNIQKELRNYKFSESSMHLYNQIEKESVDSLIKAVEKRFDLSIDYYAKKREILGFEELYDYDRYAPIRSDEEITFEESKKIVLKAFNEFSPKFGEIAKKAFDENWIDVYPDKNKTSGAFSHSAVSSVHPFVMLNFTNKKRDLFTLAHELGHAIHQYLAYKVGYFNSSTPLTTAETASVFCEMLVFDYVYQKSDDKISLLASKLEDIFATLYRQINFTTFERRVHSFEGELSKDELDKIWLEESAKMFGKSLKLNEYYKSWWSYIPHFIHTPFYCYSYSYAQLLVLALFGLYKSKKCENFVEIYTEFLTLGGSKSPKEMVEMFNLDINSQEFWQIGLNEVEKLVKKFKELK; encoded by the coding sequence ATGAATTGGAATTTAAAAGAGTTTTTTAGTAGCGAAGATGAGTTTAATGAATTTATAGATAAAATAAAAAATGAAGCCATAATTTTTAATAAAACATATAAAGATAATTTAGAAAAACTTGATAATAGTGAATTTATAAATGCCTTACAAACTCTTGAAAAGATAAATGAAAACATATCAAAAGCACTAACTTACCGATATCTTGCATTTGCTAAGGACACCACAAAAGGAAAAGAACTAGCAAGTAGTGAGCTAATTTGTAATGAAATTTCACAAAATTTACTGTTTTTTGAAATTGAGTTTAACAACCTAGAAAAAACTAAAAAAGATAAATTTATAAATGCCTCACCAAAATACAAATATCACTTAGAGCTTTTAAACAAAGAAAAAGCTCATCAACTCTCTCTTTTAGAAGAAAAGGTTTTGCTTAAAACTTCACCTGTTGGAAGCAGTGCTTTTGCAAGACTTTTTGATGAAACAATGGCAAATTTGGATTTTGATTTTGAGGATAAAAAGATAAAAATTGAAACTTTACTAAGCTATTTAAGCGATGAAGATAGAAATAAAAGAAAAAATGCTGCACTTAGTCTTAGCAAAACCTTAGATGCAAATTCTCATCTTTTGACATATATTTATAATATGATAAAAACCGATTTAAACATTCAAAAAGAGCTAAGAAACTACAAATTTAGCGAAAGCTCGATGCATTTATACAATCAAATTGAAAAAGAAAGTGTTGATAGTTTAATAAAAGCAGTTGAGAAAAGATTTGATTTATCTATTGATTATTACGCAAAAAAGCGTGAAATTTTAGGATTTGAAGAACTATATGATTATGATAGATACGCTCCAATTAGAAGTGATGAAGAAATAACTTTTGAAGAATCTAAAAAAATAGTTTTAAAAGCATTTAATGAATTTAGCCCAAAATTTGGAGAAATTGCAAAAAAAGCTTTTGATGAAAACTGGATAGATGTCTATCCTGATAAAAATAAAACTAGCGGGGCATTTTCTCACTCAGCAGTAAGTAGCGTTCATCCTTTTGTAATGCTAAATTTTACAAACAAAAAAAGAGATCTTTTTACCCTTGCTCACGAGCTTGGTCATGCAATTCATCAATATTTAGCTTATAAAGTCGGATATTTTAACTCAAGCACACCACTTACCACAGCTGAAACAGCATCGGTATTTTGCGAAATGCTTGTATTTGACTATGTTTATCAAAAAAGTGATGATAAAATTTCACTCCTTGCCTCAAAACTTGAAGATATTTTTGCCACACTTTATAGGCAAATTAATTTTACAACTTTTGAAAGAAGAGTTCATAGCTTTGAAGGTGAGCTAAGCAAAGATGAATTAGATAAAATTTGGCTAGAAGAATCAGCCAAAATGTTTGGAAAAAGTCTAAAATTAAATGAATATTATAAATCTTGGTGGAGTTATATACCACACTTTATCCACACACCATTTTACTGCTACAGCTACTCTTACGCTCAGCTTTTAGTTTTAGCTTTATTTGGACTTTATAAAAGTAAAAAATGTGAAAATTTTGTAGAAATTTATACTGAATTTTTAACTCTTGGTGGTAGCAAAAGTCCAAAAGAAATGGTTGAGATGTTTAACCTTGATATAAATAGTCAAGAGTTTTGGCAAATAGGACTAAATGAAGTTGAAAAATTAGTAAAAAAATTTAAGGAGCTAAAATGA
- a CDS encoding ATP-dependent Clp protease adaptor ClpS yields the protein MILKELTMQEVKTNEVVETKDKKELFFPTLYDVILHNDDKTTMDFVVDIIVQIFNKTTDEAVNLMLKIHNQGLAVCGTYTKEIALTKQNEVLMASKVANFPLKCTVKEKR from the coding sequence ATGATTTTGAAAGAATTAACAATGCAAGAAGTAAAAACTAATGAAGTTGTAGAAACAAAAGATAAAAAAGAGCTATTTTTTCCAACTTTATATGATGTGATTTTACACAATGATGATAAAACAACAATGGATTTTGTAGTTGATATCATCGTGCAAATTTTTAATAAAACCACAGATGAGGCAGTGAATTTGATGCTTAAAATTCACAACCAAGGACTTGCAGTTTGTGGAACATACACAAAAGAAATTGCCCTAACAAAACAAAATGAAGTTTTAATGGCATCAAAAGTGGCAAATTTCCCACTAAAATGCACAGTAAAAGAAAAAAGATAA
- a CDS encoding 4-(cytidine 5'-diphospho)-2-C-methyl-D-erythritol kinase, with protein MKSYAKLNIFLKITGTRGNYHEISSRFILYKSLFDKIYFEKSEFQHSGEDLNIISNIKINGENIINKAFKELLKTKFKDKISDFFKTHKMILEKNIPMGAGLGGGSSNAAAFLNLTNQTLNLNFSKKELIEISKNIGSDVAFFITEFESANVSGVGEIVENFNDDIPNLEVFTPSIFASTPEIYAKFRSDFIDNIDLNLAKKLKTLSTKEILKKYKNYELNDLLAPFQAINPNFKLKENEFFSGSGSSYFKIKGKI; from the coding sequence TTGAAAAGTTATGCAAAACTTAATATTTTTTTAAAGATAACTGGAACAAGAGGAAATTATCACGAAATTTCATCGCGCTTTATCTTATATAAAAGTCTTTTTGATAAAATTTACTTTGAAAAGTCAGAGTTTCAACACAGCGGCGAAGATTTAAATATAATATCAAATATTAAAATTAATGGAGAAAATATTATAAATAAAGCTTTTAAAGAGCTTTTAAAAACAAAATTTAAAGATAAAATTTCTGATTTTTTTAAAACTCATAAGATGATTTTAGAAAAAAATATTCCGATGGGTGCAGGACTTGGGGGCGGCAGCTCAAATGCTGCGGCATTTTTAAATTTAACAAATCAAACTCTAAATTTAAACTTTTCAAAAAAAGAGTTAATCGAAATTTCAAAAAACATTGGAAGCGATGTGGCTTTTTTTATAACTGAGTTTGAAAGTGCAAATGTAAGTGGCGTTGGCGAAATAGTAGAAAATTTTAATGATGATATTCCAAATTTAGAAGTATTTACACCAAGTATTTTTGCCTCAACACCTGAAATTTATGCTAAATTTAGAAGTGATTTTATAGATAATATTGATTTAAATTTAGCCAAAAAATTAAAAACTCTTTCAACAAAAGAGATTTTAAAAAAATATAAAAATTATGAACTAAACGATCTTTTAGCTCCATTTCAAGCTATAAACCCAAATTTTAAGTTAAAAGAAAATGAGTTTTTTAGTGGGAGTGGGAGCAGTTATTTTAAAATAAAAGGGAAAATTTGA